Proteins encoded in a region of the Populus nigra chromosome 3, ddPopNigr1.1, whole genome shotgun sequence genome:
- the LOC133689313 gene encoding cytochrome P450 CYP94D108-like, which produces MEVLSVQLLIILFLLSLWIYLYVTTSSQKKPTNKGFKIYPIVGVLPEFIKNRARVHDWFTETLSHCPENTDVLRLPGIKPGIITANPLNVEYFLKTNFENYPKGELLITTLEDFLGRGIFNSNGELWRVQRKTASYVFNTKSLRSFVMDNVVVEISTRLVPILAKASETRQVLDLQDMLERFAFDNICKVAFNVDPASLGGDRTDGSEFMQAFDDAAALSTERFLCSLPLLWKFHKFFNIGSERKLKKSIKIVHEFADNIIQSRMEQKMEKKNEDLLSRFIGNDENSNEFLRDVVISFILAGRDTTSSALSWFFWLLSLNPDVESNILKELETIRSRNRKKIGDAYSFEELRDMHYLHATISETLRLYPPVPVDILACRSDDVLPDGAFVGRKWFVVYCAYAMGRMESIWGKSCLEFLPERWLENGIYRQESPFKFPVFHAGPRMCLGKHMAYIQMKSIAASVIERFKIDVQNKDKCPEYVLSLTLRMKSGLQVRVKER; this is translated from the coding sequence ATGGAAGTCTTATCAGTTCAACTTCTTATAATACTCTTCCTTCTTTCCCTTTGGATCTACCTCTACGTTACCACCTCTTCACAAAAGAAACCCACCAACAAGGGCTTCAAAATTTACCCTATAGTAGGGGTCTTACCGGAATTCATAAAAAACCGTGCCCGTGTTCATGACTGGTTCACTGAAACCCTCAGCCATTGCCCCGAAAACACTGATGTCCTTCGCCTTCCTGGCATAAAACCTGGTATAATCACTGCCAACCCTTTGAACGTTGAATACTTTCTCAAGACCAACTTCGAGAACTACCCGAAAGGGGAACTGCTTATTACCACGCTTGAAGACTTCCTTGGCCGAGGAATCTTTAACTCGAATGGTGAGCTATGGAGGGTCCAAAGAAAGACTGCTAGCTATGTGTTCAACACAAAGTCACTTCGAAGTTTTGTCATGGATAACGTGGTGGTTGAAATTTCGACGAGGTTAGTTCCAATTCTTGCAAAAGCCTCGGAAACAAGACAAGTACTGGATTTGCAAGACATGTTGGAGAGATTCGCATTTGATAACATTTGTAAAGTGGCTTTTAATGTTGATCCTGCTAGTCTTGGCGGCGATAGAACTGACGGCAGTGAATTTATGCAAGCATTTGACGATGCTGCCGCACTTAGTACAGAGAGATTCCTGTGCTCTCTTCCGCTTCTTTGGAAATTCCACAAGTTTTTCAACATCGGGTCcgagagaaaattgaaaaaatcaattaaaattgtcCATGAATTCGCCGACAATATCATACAGTCTAGAATGGAAcaaaagatggaaaaaaaaaatgaagatttacTATCCCGGTTTATAGGAAATGATGAGAACTCGAATGAATTTCTCCGAGATGTTGTCATAAGCTTCATTCTTGCAGGGCGAGACACAACATCTTCAGCTTTGAGTTGGTTCTTTTGGCTATTATCATTAAACCCGGATGTGGAAAGTAACATATTAAAGGAGCTTGAAACAATACGGTCACGCAACCGCAAAAAGATCGGCGACGCTTACAGTTTTGAGGAGCTCCGAGACATGCATTATTTGCACGCAACAATATCAGAGACATTAAGATTGTATCCACCAGTACCAGTGGATATCTTGGCTTGCAGAAGTGATGATGTATTGCCGGATGGTGCATTTGTCGGAAGAAAATGGTTTGTAGTATACTGTGCTTATGCCATGGGAAGAATGGAGAGTATATGGGGCAAGAGCTGCCTAGAGTTTCTGCCTGAAAGATGGCTAGAGAATGGAATATATAGGCAAGAGAGTCCATTCAAGTTTCCGGTATTCCATGCCGGACCAAGAATGTGTCTCGGGAAACATATGGCTTATATTCAGATGAAATCAATAGCAGCATCAGTGATTGAGCGGTTTAAGATTGATGTACAAAATAAAGACAAGTGTCCCGAGTATGTCTTGTCTTTAACACTTAGGATGAAGTCTGGATTGCAGGTTAGGGTGAAGGAAAGATGA